The genomic DNA AAGTGCCTGGTATAATATTGGGTGTATCACTCGGGGTCCAACGGGGAAAACAGGAACCACTCTACCTGAAACAAAGAACTTAATGCAGGGTATTGGTGacacctgtgggggaggggggttggaagGACGGGCCAAGTCCAACAGGGGACAGGGAGGCATCCCAGAGATTAGCAAACACAACAAGCTCCCCAGCACTCCTTAACTGGAGGGACAAATGGAGGAGTGTCTGGTCTGATACGGTGGCATTTTAAGATGCATTTCCAGGGTCAGACATTTTCCCAGCTGAAATGTCACCAGAGCTCCCACAGCAGAGGGAGATGCCCATAAAAGCTCCCCCAAAGTAGGATTATGATGTCGCAGTGTCATGGCAACCGGACTCTGGTCTTGGGGCTCTCAAAgatttgtgtgaccttggggaggcTCCAAATCTCTCGACTCACATTTAAGTCATGGAAATCAACACCATCGGGGTGGTCTGCGTGTGCCCACACTCCACTTGGCTTTTCCTTCTTTGCATCCCCTTGTCCAGAAGGTTCCACAATGTTTTCTGAGAGAAAGGATGAGATAGTCTAAGAAAGCAGATAaggtgcccaaggtcacaaggctGGCAAAAATCCGAAGGAATtcagtctccccaccccaccccacccgcgccctctttccttcccaagCCGAGGCCCCGCTCACTGCCCCGCCGGTTCTTTTCCCGCCCGGGGCATCTTCTGGCAGAGGCAGGTTTGTGCCAGGAAAGGCAAAAGCGACCCCGAACACAACCCCAGGGCACCCGGTAGCGCTCCGGACGCCCGCGAGCGTGCCCGACCGGCAGCTCGAGGGAGGGCGCCCCCCGCCCGCGGGGTCTGGGGGCCTCTCCCGCCCGCCGGCAAGCCCCGCCTCCGCGCTGGAGGGCGGCCGGGAGCCCGCGGCCCTCCCCGCAGCCCTGCGGGTCCCCGGGAGGCTAGCGGAGCCGCGTGCCCGGGGCGGGGCCACGCGCGATTGGCCGCGCGGGGTCGGGGGCGGACCCGCGGCGGGCCGGTCGGGCGGGCGCCGACAATGAGCCTCCATAAAAGGGAGCGGCGGGGGCCTGGGGCCCCGGATTGAGCCCTCCCCGCCCGGGGTCCCGACGCGCTCGGTCTCGGGGAGGCCCGGACGCGTCCGTCGCAGGCCGGGCGGTGAGCGgcgggtggcggggagggggcagcgcGGAGCGGGAGGCGGCCCCTGGCTGCGCGCCCGGCCTCCGGCGTCCGGTCACCGCGATTCCCACCCCCTCCCGGCCGCACCATGGCCCTGAAGGCCGAGGGCGCCGCGCTCGACTGCTTCGAGGTGACGCTCAAATGCGAGGAaggggaggacgaggaggaggccATGGTGGTGGCCGTAATTCCGCGGCCCGAGCCGATGCTCAGAGGTGAGGATGGAAGGGGACCCCGCTTCCGCGGCCCGGGCCCGGgccgggcgccccctccccctcctcagtcAGGGGttccgccgccccctccccctccggccTGGGacccgggcgccccctccccctccggccTGGGGCCCGGGCGAGCTCTCGCTCCGCCCCCTCCAGGGGTTGGAATCTGGGGCCTCCCCGAattccctctcccccgcccccgtccAGGGTCTGGAGCCTTCGATCCACACCCGGCGCGCTCCGGATTTTCCGGTGCCCGAGCGCCCCCTCGCCCGGGCCCAGCACCGGCGGCCGCGGTCTCCCGCCCCGCGGGGAGAGAGGCAGACGCGGGGGCCAGGCTGTGTTCTAGGCCGAGGGGCAGCGAGGCCTCCGGGTCGGAGGCTGGGCGCGGCAGCCTGGTGTCCGGAGAGATCCCGAGGATGCCGCTCCCCAAGAGGAGGATTTTCAGGGCCGTCTACGCAGAAAGCTTTCCTGGTCCCCCAACCCCCCTTGCATCCCAGGCCTTCCACTTGCGTAAGCCACAGGTGTCAGATTCTAGCGCTTGAGGGGTGAATGAGATTGCGTACAGCCTACTCCGTTTAGGGAAAGACGTGCTTTCGAGGGGTACCCTCAGCCACGCAGGAAGGAGATGGCCTTGGGAGGGGCTTTGAGGAACAATCTCGGAACACTtggtttcccctccccctttcccagtTTCTTTAGTCCGCAGAATCTTGCAAACCTTTAGAAAACAAAGGGCCATCTTCCTGGAAAACTTAATATTcgtgaaaatgcaaaaaaaaaaaataataataataataattttttttcccatgaaaatgcaaatatctcttcatcCTCAGATACCTGTTCCCAAAGCGGGGACTGTACCCAAAAGAGATTGAATTGAGAGCAAGGCCATTCATTTAACCTCAGCAGAGCGTGCTGTCTCCCTGCACTGTCTCTCCTTTTTGGAATCTGGAGAGTTCTAAAACAAGTCAGGGAAATAAAGATCACTACCCTTCTCAGAGCTTTGCACGGAACAGGttctttccttgcttttgctagtatttgttgaatgctgGATGCCAGGCTGTCTCAGTTGTCCTGACAACCGTGCAAGAAGCACCCTATTCCCTACTGTTAGGGGTGAGGAAGAAGTCTGGAGAAGTTAATTCATTCAACAGGTCTTTGTCAGGCACCTACCGTAAGCCAGGCGGTTTTAGACTGGGCACGCTAAAATGGCcgcaaagaaagaggaaacgtTTTTCTCTGGAACGTATATATAAACGAGTGACCaaggacaaacaaacaaatgcatcgTGTGTCAGGTGGAGATAAGTGGTTCAGAGAACACTAGagcaaagaggggagaaaaaagagcgAAGGCGTTTTATTTGGAATATCaagtggtcaggaaaggcttctctaATAAAGTGAATTTTGAGCACAGGcccaaaggaagagagggaatgaaCCTTGCGGATAATTGGAGGGAAAGCATCTTAGGCAGACGGAATCCTAAGTGTAAATATCCGAACGCAGAAGCTTTTTGAAAGAGTTGGggtaagagggagaaaggatggaTTCAAGGTTTTTGGCCAGAGCAGCTGAAAGGACGGGCCTCCCACGCACCGAGACGGAAAGGCTAGGACGCAGGCGCGTGCAGCTAGCGAGTtacggtttcttttttttttttttttttttttaacgtttatttatttgtgagaccgagagagacagagcatgaacaggggaggagcagagagagagggagacacagaatctgaaacaggctccaggctctgagcggtcagcacagagcccgacgcggggctcgaactcacggaccgtgagattgtgacctgagccgaagtgggacgcttaaccgaccgagccacccaggcgcccctagcgaGTTACGGTTTCAACGAGGTCAGTTAAGAGATGCCACACAAGTGGTGTGGTCAGATAGGCATCAAAAACGTGCGTTTAGATTCCATGGGAGAGTCTGGCTGGAGGTACAAATACCAGAGACGTCAGCAGGCAGACAATGGGAAAGAGGTAGACAGAAGGGGTCCAAGAACTAACCAAATTGGGGAGCTCTCCAGTCGTTCCAGGTTAGAGACTGAGTCAGTCCCTCagcacacatttttgttttttaacgtttatttattttgagagagagcaggggaggggcagagcgagagagggagagaatcccaagcaggctctgcactgtcagcacagagcccaacccagggctcgttcctgtgaaccgtgagaccatgatctaagccgaaatcaagagtctacatgccaagcactgttcttgATGCTGGAGATACGGGTGTGACCCATCAGAAGTCATGCCGTTCTGGAGCCTACAGTCCAGTGGGGAGACAGTGCACAAGTAAAACACGTGTTAGGCCGGGTGATGGGGGGCTGAGGAGTGAAGGGGAGTGGagtgctgggggggagggggacggacAGATGGCAGCTTCCTACGGGGAGCAGAGAAGGCCTCATGAGAAGACGGTTCTTCAGCGGCGCCCTGAAAGAAGCAGGAGCCGAGCAGGCACCTGAGAAGATGAGAAGGAACCAGCACAAGTGACCGGAAGAGAGTCCCAGGGAAGTACGAGATGAACCCACCGGAGGTGATGCCCGGAAGCCAAGTGGCAAAAATCAAGAGGGAAGAAGCGATGAGTCCGAAGGTGAAGCTTAAGGACCAACTGCTGGGTTTAGCATTGATGACCTTGACGAGGGCTGTTTTGGAGGAATGGTGGGAAAGAGCCCGATGGCAACCGAGAAGAGGTCAAGGCTCCCGTTCACAGTCACGTGGGACATAGGACCTGGATCTTCTGAGTCCTGGCCAGTTCTCAGACCCACACCGAATGCCACCGCTCACATGCATCCCTAGGTGTTGGGGCCTCCCGTGTTTGTGTTCCATCCCATCTTACCTGAGAAGGTAAGAGGGAGGTCCGGCCAGGAGAGACCACAAGGATTCCGCAGAAGCACTGAGCTGCCAGGCTAACGTGGGTCGAGGTGCAAACGGTTTCTGCCCTGCCAGAGCTTGTGGTCCATGTGCACGAAGAGTGGATGGGAGGCAGACCAATGAGATCACACCTGCAGGTGCTCTGGAAAGGGATCGTGACGGGATAGGATGGCCTTTTGAAGGTGCCTCACCAGGTAGAGAAACGGGCATGCCTGTCCTTCACCGACTGAAGGCTCACCAAGCATCTcctttgtgccaggccctgtggggACAAGAAGATGATGACATTTACCGATCTTGTCCTCCAGAAAGGATGCGCAGTGGCCTGGAAGTCAGGTCGGATACAACCAGCTGCCAGGGGTGGGAGGTCGGGAGACAGTCCCAGGAGTAGCTTTTCGAGCAGGGCCGTGCAGGAAGTAGAAGAATCTGTCAGACTGGTCAGGATGGTCTGGACAGTTGTGCCAAGGCCGAGGACGTGCGGGAACACAGCCTGTTGGAAAAATCTGTGGTCCGAGACCAGATTGAGAGAAGGTCCAGAGTGAGATGGCAGAATGCCAGGGCACACGGGTTGTGTTTAATACGGTCAGTGCCTCGCGGGctgcaggggaagggagaaagagagactctgGGGAGGAgtgttcttcccctccccaccccccactgctccACCAAGTTTGGGGAGTCAGGTTGTGAGTATTTCAGGCCACGGGCACTTCTACTGATAGCGCTCTCCGGCACCTCTCCCCCTGCAGTGGCCCAGCAGGAAAAGACCCCGCCACCTAGGCCCAACCTGCTGGAGGCGGGCGGCGACGGCTGTGAGGAGCCCAGGCAGCAGGTGTCTTGGGAACAGGAGTTCCTGGTGGGAAACAGCCCAGGCGGCAGCGGGCGGGCACTGTGCATGGTGTGTGGGGCCGAGATCCGGTCCCCCTCCGCGGACACGGCGCGCATGCACATTCTGGAGCAGCACCCTCACACCCTGGACCTGAGCCCTTCGGAGAAGAGCAACATCCTGGAGGCCTGGAGTGAGGGGGTGGCCCTTTTGCAAGACGTCAGAGCTGAGCAGCCTTCTTCACCCGTCTCAGGTAGTTGGAACTGGGGGGTCAGGGGTGGAGGACACAGGGAAAAGTCGGGACTCTGGGAGCCCTCGGGGCTCACTGGGTGTTTGCCACCTGCCACCTGCAGACTCGGGCCAGGATGTCGAAGCTGACCCAGACTCTGACCCGGACCCTGCCAAAATGCCAGCGGAGATTGTCGTCCTCCTGGACTCTGAGGACAACGCATCTCTCCCGAAAAGGAGCCGGCCCAGGGGACTCCGCCCCCTCGAGTTTCCTGGTCAGTCTTTGGAAAGCCCTTATGgccgagctggggagaggggagcacgCGCCCTGTGTTCTGTGTGGAGAGAGGCTCAGGCGCGGCC from Panthera tigris isolate Pti1 chromosome D1, P.tigris_Pti1_mat1.1, whole genome shotgun sequence includes the following:
- the SPINDOC gene encoding spindlin interactor and repressor of chromatin-binding protein — protein: MALKAEGAALDCFEVTLKCEEGEDEEEAMVVAVIPRPEPMLRVAQQEKTPPPRPNLLEAGGDGCEEPRQQVSWEQEFLVGNSPGGSGRALCMVCGAEIRSPSADTARMHILEQHPHTLDLSPSEKSNILEAWSEGVALLQDVRAEQPSSPVSDSGQDVEADPDSDPDPAKMPAEIVVLLDSEDNASLPKRSRPRGLRPLEFPAAPASEPGNKKPRGQRWKEPPGEEPVRKKRGRPMTKNLDLDPDPDPDPPSPDSPTETFAAPAEVRHFTDGSFPPGFVLQLFSHTQLRASDSKDSPKEGRAAEGGLPQPESPSPAPPPGLRGTLDLQVIRVRMEEPPAVSLLQDWSKHPQGAKGVGAGDTPNWPTVLSESSTAVGGQPEAGSGV